ATATTTGCGTCTCTGCGGTGACGCCACCCGACACCAGCGCGTGCCCCGGAAATCATAATGTTCCCAGCCCCCACCTCCGAGGCGCAGGTCCGCATCCCAGGTCACGCACGCCCAGTCCACCTCCAGTCCCTGCACCTGAAATTCCGTGGCGGCGTCCTCGAGATAGTAACTGGACCGGATGTCGTCCCGATCGTTCAGGAACCAGCATACCGGGTCCACACTGACCCGGACGTCGATGGCGTGAGGTTTCAGCCGCAGGGCGCGAGAAGAGGCCAGCAGGCCGTAACGTTCAGAGCCCCGGGCCTGTTTGCGCACCCAATCCTTCGCGGTCTTAAGGTCCCGCGTCAGAACGATGGGGTAGGTGGAACAAAGCCTTTCCCAATGCCTCTCAGCCGCCGCCCGATCGCAATCGAGCAGGGCTTTCACAAAGGCGGACACGTTTTCGGCACGAAAGGATCTCATGGAGACGGCCAGATGCAAACTCTCCTCCAACCGCACATTCGGCCAGGCAGACGCCATGGCAACGGCACGCCCGGCCGCATACTCGGAATCCGTCAGCCGGGGGGAAATGCAGGCGTGCCAATGCCGAAACCTCGAACCGACGGCCTCCAGCCACGCCTCAATGCCGGCTTCTCCGGTGTTGATTTCCTGACCGCCCCCCACCAGGCAAACCACAACCGCCCAGTCCTCATGGCGATCAAGACAGGAAAGAAGAAACTCGGGCTCGGATTGGGACCAGTTTTTGATGCCGTGCCTTTGACGCATGAACCGCGCGGTTTGCTCCGCGGTCCAGGCCCGTTGGGCCTCATCAAAGATGGCCACGTGTTCCGCCGGAGCGCCCGGATCGGCCACCGCCTCGTCCCGGAAATGATGCACGTTCTGGATGAACGCCTTGACCGTGGATAGAACCGAGGCCTTCGAAACCGGAGAACCCCGGCCCCTTCGGCGACGCACCTCATCTCGCACCAGCGCCTCCCGCAGGACCGCAATCAACGGACCATTCCCGGACAGGTACACCGAGTGAAATGGTGACGCCTCCCGCGGATGACGTGCGGCCAGGTTCAGCCCGGCCAGCGTCTTGCCCGCACCGGGTACGCCCGTCACAAAACAAATCATTTTCTTTCGACCCTCCCGTGCCTCCCGGATGATCGACTCGAGACACTGCGAAGTTTCGGCCAGGTTGCGCGCGCCCGCGTCGCTCCGGGCCAGGTCTTCCACGGAATGGTTGGCGTACAGGGCACGAGCGGCCTCGATGATCGTGGGGGTGGGTCGGTAGACCGACCGGGCCCAGCTCACCGGATCAATGGCGGCTCCCCGCACACGCCGTGCAATCGCTTCAAACACCGCACGTAACGAGCCCGGTGAAGTGCAGATGGGACGAAACACCAGGTCGGGATCGTGCTCCACGCCGTCGAGCGAGCCCGGGACGGCCTCGGCGGCAACCAGTACGGGCACCACCCAGGCATGGTGACTGCCTGCATGGAAATTCTTCAGGTCGAGTGCAT
This DNA window, taken from Limisphaera ngatamarikiensis, encodes the following:
- a CDS encoding DUF2075 domain-containing protein, with translation MPAQPSEPLIRRAWYQGSIEEFCRSSSGAVLGQLARNSTFDVDQSQIRAWNEEIEILRHQLAGLPGWIFLEFAIPRMGARADAIVLHEAAVYVLEFKTGESGPTSWAREQVWDYALDLKNFHAGSHHAWVVPVLVAAEAVPGSLDGVEHDPDLVFRPICTSPGSLRAVFEAIARRVRGAAIDPVSWARSVYRPTPTIIEAARALYANHSVEDLARSDAGARNLAETSQCLESIIREAREGRKKMICFVTGVPGAGKTLAGLNLAARHPREASPFHSVYLSGNGPLIAVLREALVRDEVRRRRGRGSPVSKASVLSTVKAFIQNVHHFRDEAVADPGAPAEHVAIFDEAQRAWTAEQTARFMRQRHGIKNWSQSEPEFLLSCLDRHEDWAVVVCLVGGGQEINTGEAGIEAWLEAVGSRFRHWHACISPRLTDSEYAAGRAVAMASAWPNVRLEESLHLAVSMRSFRAENVSAFVKALLDCDRAAAERHWERLCSTYPIVLTRDLKTAKDWVRKQARGSERYGLLASSRALRLKPHAIDVRVSVDPVCWFLNDRDDIRSSYYLEDAATEFQVQGLEVDWACVTWDADLRLGGGGWEHYDFRGTRWCRVASPQRRKYFVNAYRVLLTRARQGMVVFVPPGDRSDPTRLPEFYDATYDYLRRLGLPVLD